The following proteins are encoded in a genomic region of Cataglyphis hispanica isolate Lineage 1 chromosome 9, ULB_Chis1_1.0, whole genome shotgun sequence:
- the LOC126851980 gene encoding GPI transamidase component PIG-T isoform X1, with protein sequence MLISYLLLSTGLISIITCNNAYNDFFDEELMLKPLSNNHIYAYFQFTTIWKTAKHIETLQHSHLFPRGLSEIIARHNIDELHVTLTEGLWNYQKWGYPFHDAGPGAEIMAWFNKNVTNVDKEWKGLTNALAGLLCASLNFIDISNSMSPEFTFRPTGLVMDGLVNASHLRYSSLPKEIVCTENLTPFKKLLPCDSKRGLATLLNSAHIHNTNYHSIGIHFRSICRDTTCTRTSLELRQTVSLIYDIMTDMNQDWSIRKFFGMGLQGACPLATLSNVYVDISNNNTNHIYELTPLPSARIISLRGGQQNDIAIYDIRTHSSRGIFNIAAMYNMPTNSINYPSILYANRYIIGYGQERGSLVTKLYNNHWQTLDVILLENIPWYLLVYLHSVTITQNGQHVRPLVQRYLPGKERKSPYYLELILRLPPHSVMKITIDIDYLFLKWQEYPPDANHGFYMGPAIITALLPIARNYTALPFDGSTINSSFNASKDDYLVQLRTESLLISLPTPDFSMPYNVICLACTAVALAFGPLHNISTKRLVLKRIEKDWKSKLFSFFIERIFRMKRKQE encoded by the exons ATGCTAATTTCCTACCTACTGTTGTCTACCGGTTTGATTAGTATCATAACATGTAATAATGCATACAATGATTTTTTCGACGAAGAGTTAATGCTAAAACCTTTatcaaataatcatatttatgcttattttcaatttaccaCGATATGGAAAACGGcaaaacatatagaaacgc ttcaaCATTCACATCTCTTTCCGAGAGGATTGAGTGAAATCATAGCTCGTCATAATATCGATGAGTTACATGTTACTTTAACAGAAGGCTTATGGAATTATCAAAAATGGGGATATCCATTCCATGATGCTGGACCTGGTGCTGAAATTATGGCctggtttaataaaaatgtaacaaa cgtaGACAAAGAATGGAAAGGTCTGACAAATGCTTTAGCTGGATTACTTTGCGCATCtctgaattttattgatatatctaATAGCATGTCACCAGAATTTACATTCCGTCCCACTGGTCTTGTCATGGATGGATTAGTAAATGCTAGTCACTTACGTTATTCATCACTACCAAAGGAGATAGTTTGTACTGAAAATCTAAcaccatttaagaaattattgccATGTGATTCTAAG agAGGTCTAGCAACATTGTTAAATTctgcacatatacataatacaaattatcacTCAATTGGAATACATTTTCGATCCATATGTCGTGATACAACTTGCACAAGAACTTCTTTAGAACTCCGACAGACtgtttccttaatatatgatataatgacAGACATGAACCAG GATTGgtcaataagaaaattttttggaatGGGGCTTCAAGGTGCATGCCCGCTTGCAACATTAAGTAATGTGTATGTTGATATATCGAACAATAATACgaatcatatatatgaattaacaCCACTACCGAGTGCAAGAATCATTAGCTTACGTGGAGGACAACAGAATGATATAGCGATATATGATATCAGAACTCATTCTAGTAgaggaatatttaatattgctgcTATGTATAATATGCCAACTAACAGTATAAACTATCCTTCAATTCTCTAtgcaaatagatatattattg gATATGGTCAAGAAAGAGGCAGTTTGGtgactaaattatataataatcactgGCAGACATTGGACGTGATCTTACTGGAAAATATTCCATGGTACTTATTAGTTTATTTACATTCTGTTACAATAACTCAGAATGGACAACATGTTCGTCCAT TGGTGCAGCGTTATCTAcctggaaaagaaagaaaaagcccATATTACTTAGAATTAATCCTGCGCCTGCCTCCACATTCGGTAATGAAAATCACTATCGATATAGATTacttatttcttaaatggcAGGAATATCCACCAGATGCTAATCACGGTTTTTACATGGGACCAGCCATAATTACAGCTTTGTTACCCATAGCTAGAAATTACACCGCTCTGCCATTCGATGGAAGTACAATCAATTCAAG TTTTAATGCTTCAAAGGACGATTATTTAGTACAATTACGGACAGAGTCCTTGCTTATCAGTCTTCCGACTCCCGATTTCAGTATGccttataatgttatatgcCTTGCATGTACAGCCGTCGCATTAGCATTTGGCCCTCTGCACAATATTTCCACGAAAAGATTGGTCTTGAAGCGTATTGAGAAGGATTGGAAAagtaaattgttttctttcttcatagaaagaatatttagaatgaagagaaaacaagaataa
- the LOC126851980 gene encoding GPI transamidase component PIG-T isoform X2 — protein sequence MLISYLLLSTGLISIITCNNAYNDFFDEELMLKPLSNNHIYAYFQFTTIWKTAKHIETLQHSHLFPRGLSEIIARHNIDELHVTLTEGLWNYQKWGYPFHDAGPGAEIMAWFNKNVTNVDKEWKGLTNALAGLLCASLNFIDISNSMSPEFTFRPTGLVMDGLVNASHLRYSSLPKEIVCTENLTPFKKLLPCDSKRGLATLLNSAHIHNTNYHSIGIHFRSICRDTTCTRTSLELRQTVSLIYDIMTDMNQDWSIRKFFGMGLQGACPLATLSNVYVDISNNNTNHIYELTPLPSARIISLRGGQQNDIAIYDIRTHSSRGIFNIAAMYNMPTNSINYPSILYANRYIIGYGQERGSLVTKLYNNHWQTLDVILLENIPWYLLVYLHSVTITQNGQHVRPLVQRYLPGKERKSPYYLELILRLPPHSVMKITIDIDYLFLKWQEYPPDANHGFYMGPAIITALLPIARNYTALPFDGSTINSRSC from the exons ATGCTAATTTCCTACCTACTGTTGTCTACCGGTTTGATTAGTATCATAACATGTAATAATGCATACAATGATTTTTTCGACGAAGAGTTAATGCTAAAACCTTTatcaaataatcatatttatgcttattttcaatttaccaCGATATGGAAAACGGcaaaacatatagaaacgc ttcaaCATTCACATCTCTTTCCGAGAGGATTGAGTGAAATCATAGCTCGTCATAATATCGATGAGTTACATGTTACTTTAACAGAAGGCTTATGGAATTATCAAAAATGGGGATATCCATTCCATGATGCTGGACCTGGTGCTGAAATTATGGCctggtttaataaaaatgtaacaaa cgtaGACAAAGAATGGAAAGGTCTGACAAATGCTTTAGCTGGATTACTTTGCGCATCtctgaattttattgatatatctaATAGCATGTCACCAGAATTTACATTCCGTCCCACTGGTCTTGTCATGGATGGATTAGTAAATGCTAGTCACTTACGTTATTCATCACTACCAAAGGAGATAGTTTGTACTGAAAATCTAAcaccatttaagaaattattgccATGTGATTCTAAG agAGGTCTAGCAACATTGTTAAATTctgcacatatacataatacaaattatcacTCAATTGGAATACATTTTCGATCCATATGTCGTGATACAACTTGCACAAGAACTTCTTTAGAACTCCGACAGACtgtttccttaatatatgatataatgacAGACATGAACCAG GATTGgtcaataagaaaattttttggaatGGGGCTTCAAGGTGCATGCCCGCTTGCAACATTAAGTAATGTGTATGTTGATATATCGAACAATAATACgaatcatatatatgaattaacaCCACTACCGAGTGCAAGAATCATTAGCTTACGTGGAGGACAACAGAATGATATAGCGATATATGATATCAGAACTCATTCTAGTAgaggaatatttaatattgctgcTATGTATAATATGCCAACTAACAGTATAAACTATCCTTCAATTCTCTAtgcaaatagatatattattg gATATGGTCAAGAAAGAGGCAGTTTGGtgactaaattatataataatcactgGCAGACATTGGACGTGATCTTACTGGAAAATATTCCATGGTACTTATTAGTTTATTTACATTCTGTTACAATAACTCAGAATGGACAACATGTTCGTCCAT TGGTGCAGCGTTATCTAcctggaaaagaaagaaaaagcccATATTACTTAGAATTAATCCTGCGCCTGCCTCCACATTCGGTAATGAAAATCACTATCGATATAGATTacttatttcttaaatggcAGGAATATCCACCAGATGCTAATCACGGTTTTTACATGGGACCAGCCATAATTACAGCTTTGTTACCCATAGCTAGAAATTACACCGCTCTGCCATTCGATGGAAGTACAATCAATTCAAG